Proteins from one Nakamurella multipartita DSM 44233 genomic window:
- a CDS encoding SAM-dependent methyltransferase, translating into MSRVREFYEANTWQFLLVGSGQAIHRELHGPGVRGRAQALDFAHRLVDEQLDAVGVRDGGRVLDLGCGVGAAMRYLGARSRADLVGVTISGRQVRIARRIAARSADAARLRFVEADFCDLPADLGTFGLAYSIEAFIHAPAADRYLSQAAAVLAPGGRLVIIDDLLAEGADADEPSVQTVRRSWHYDSLLTGSALIRLADRAEFDLVEDTDLSGYQNLGRPRDRLIAAGQPLLRRAAPHHRWSQMLVGGHALQDVLQRGLLQHHRLVFRRR; encoded by the coding sequence GTGAGCCGCGTCCGCGAGTTCTACGAGGCCAACACCTGGCAGTTCCTGCTGGTCGGCAGCGGCCAGGCCATCCACCGCGAGCTGCACGGCCCCGGCGTTCGCGGGCGGGCCCAGGCGTTGGACTTCGCGCACCGGCTGGTCGATGAGCAGCTCGATGCCGTGGGCGTCCGGGACGGCGGCCGGGTGCTCGACCTGGGCTGCGGGGTGGGCGCGGCGATGCGGTACCTGGGCGCGCGCAGCCGGGCCGACCTCGTCGGGGTGACGATCAGCGGCCGTCAGGTGCGGATCGCCCGCCGGATCGCGGCCCGGTCCGCGGACGCCGCCCGGCTGCGCTTCGTCGAGGCCGACTTCTGCGACCTGCCGGCCGATCTCGGGACGTTCGGGCTGGCCTACTCGATCGAGGCGTTCATCCATGCGCCCGCCGCCGATCGCTACCTGAGCCAGGCGGCCGCGGTGCTGGCGCCGGGTGGCCGGCTGGTCATCATCGACGACCTGCTGGCCGAAGGAGCCGACGCGGACGAGCCGAGCGTGCAGACCGTGCGCCGCAGCTGGCACTACGACAGCCTGCTGACCGGATCGGCGCTGATCCGGCTGGCCGATCGGGCCGAATTCGACCTGGTCGAGGACACCGACCTGTCCGGCTACCAGAACCTGGGCCGGCCCCGGGACCGGCTGATCGCGGCGGGCCAGCCGTTGCTGCGCCGGGCGGCGCCCCACCACCGGTGGTCGCAGATGCTGGTGGGCGGGCACGCGCTGCAGGACGTCCTGCAGCGGGGGCTGCTGCAGCATCACCGGTTGGTCTTCCGCCGCCGCTGA
- a CDS encoding alpha/beta fold hydrolase — MKIGDVDLHVDVRPGDGSRRPLLMCNGIGASLRILDPLVSALDPAIEVIRFDPPGVGASPAVTLPYGLPQLAGVLDELLDELGHDEVDLMGYSWGGALAQQFALQRGSRVRNLILVSTSTGALSVPGTPQAFREMLIPRELADATDASVIAEVISAAPGAEAKRSAFTRTHQPTDLRGYLYQLSAVMWWTSLPFLPLIAQRTLVVGGLDDPIVPPANAMILANLIPRATLALVPGGHLEIVTSASDLGSRITAFLAGRAA; from the coding sequence TTGAAGATCGGCGATGTGGACCTGCACGTGGACGTGCGCCCCGGTGACGGGTCGCGGCGGCCATTGCTGATGTGCAACGGGATCGGGGCCAGCCTGCGCATTCTTGACCCGCTGGTCAGCGCGCTCGACCCGGCCATCGAGGTCATCCGCTTCGACCCGCCGGGGGTGGGCGCCTCGCCGGCGGTCACCCTGCCCTACGGGCTGCCGCAGCTGGCCGGGGTGCTCGACGAACTGCTGGACGAGCTCGGGCACGACGAGGTCGACCTGATGGGCTACTCCTGGGGTGGCGCCCTGGCCCAGCAGTTCGCCCTGCAGCGCGGCTCCCGGGTGCGGAACCTGATCCTGGTCAGCACCAGCACCGGCGCGCTGTCGGTGCCCGGTACCCCGCAGGCGTTCCGGGAGATGCTCATCCCGCGGGAGCTGGCCGACGCCACCGACGCCTCCGTCATCGCCGAGGTGATCTCGGCCGCGCCCGGCGCCGAGGCCAAGCGCTCGGCGTTCACCCGCACCCACCAGCCCACCGACCTGCGCGGCTACCTCTACCAGCTCTCCGCCGTCATGTGGTGGACCAGCCTGCCGTTCCTGCCGCTGATCGCGCAGCGGACCCTGGTGGTCGGCGGCCTGGACGACCCGATCGTGCCGCCGGCCAACGCGATGATCCTGGCCAACCTGATCCCGCGGGCGACGCTGGCCCTGGTGCCCGGCGGGCATCTGGAGATCGTCACGTCGGCCAGCGACCTCGGCTCGCGGATCACCGCGTTCCTGGCCGGGCGGGCGGCCTGA
- a CDS encoding DUF1304 domain-containing protein translates to MVVLALVAAALAALIHVYIFYLESLAWAAPATRRTFGTSEQEAQATRQLAFNQGFYNLFLAVVVLVGSGFVVAGSTAIGATLVFAGAGSMVAAGLVLVLSDRSKARAALIQLAAPLVAVVALAIGLAG, encoded by the coding sequence GTGGTGGTCCTGGCTCTGGTGGCCGCCGCACTGGCGGCACTGATCCACGTCTACATCTTCTATCTGGAATCGCTGGCCTGGGCGGCGCCGGCCACCCGTCGCACCTTCGGCACGTCCGAGCAGGAGGCGCAGGCGACCCGGCAGCTGGCGTTCAACCAGGGTTTCTACAACCTGTTCCTGGCCGTGGTCGTGCTGGTCGGCAGCGGGTTCGTGGTGGCCGGGTCGACCGCCATCGGGGCGACGCTGGTGTTCGCCGGCGCGGGTTCGATGGTGGCGGCGGGACTGGTGCTGGTGCTGTCCGACCGGAGCAAGGCACGTGCCGCCCTCATCCAACTGGCGGCCCCGTTGGTCGCCGTCGTGGCCCTGGCCATCGGCCTGGCCGGCTGA
- a CDS encoding aldo/keto reductase, with amino-acid sequence MKRITLGQTTAPNVVLGLMRIADRTDEQIRSLIGAARDAGIDFFDHAAVYGDQLHGCERRFADAMQLTPSARAEITLQTKAGIVPDGPYFDFSYEHLITSAEDSLRALRTDYLDVFLLHRPDALVEPDEVARAFDELEAAGKVRAFGVSNHTPRQIDLLRTAVRQPLVANQLQLSITHAPIIGQGVATNMAGVDQSSTIDGGGVLDYCRINGITVQAWSPFQAGFFTGVFLGAPEYPELNAVIDRLAAAYDVPPIAIATAWITRHPANMQVVLGTTNAERVAGAVQGSDIPLTRPEWYELFRAAGYRVP; translated from the coding sequence ATGAAGCGCATCACTCTTGGCCAGACCACCGCACCGAACGTCGTTCTCGGCCTGATGCGGATCGCGGACCGAACGGACGAGCAGATCCGCAGCCTGATCGGCGCGGCCCGCGACGCCGGGATCGACTTCTTCGACCACGCCGCGGTCTACGGCGACCAGCTGCACGGCTGCGAGCGCCGGTTCGCCGACGCCATGCAGCTCACGCCGTCAGCCCGGGCCGAGATCACCCTGCAGACCAAGGCCGGGATCGTGCCCGACGGGCCGTACTTCGACTTCTCCTACGAGCACCTGATCACCTCGGCCGAGGACTCGCTGCGGGCCCTGCGCACCGACTACCTGGATGTGTTCCTGCTGCACCGGCCGGATGCGCTGGTCGAGCCGGACGAGGTGGCGCGCGCGTTCGACGAGCTGGAAGCGGCCGGCAAGGTCCGGGCCTTCGGCGTCTCCAACCACACCCCGCGGCAGATCGACCTGCTCCGGACGGCGGTGCGCCAGCCGCTGGTCGCCAACCAGCTGCAGCTCTCGATCACCCACGCGCCCATCATCGGACAGGGGGTGGCCACCAACATGGCCGGCGTGGACCAGTCGAGCACCATCGACGGCGGCGGCGTCCTGGACTACTGCCGGATCAACGGCATCACCGTGCAGGCCTGGTCGCCGTTCCAGGCCGGGTTCTTCACCGGGGTCTTCCTGGGTGCGCCCGAATACCCCGAGCTCAACGCCGTCATCGACCGGCTGGCCGCGGCCTACGACGTGCCGCCGATCGCGATCGCCACCGCGTGGATCACCCGGCACCCGGCGAACATGCAGGTGGTGCTGGGCACGACGAACGCCGAACGGGTGGCCGGGGCGGTGCAGGGTTCGGACATCCCGTTGACCCGACCGGAGTGGTACGAGCTGTTCCGGGCCGCCGGCTACCGGGTGCCCTGA
- a CDS encoding GatB/YqeY domain-containing protein has translation MTAADEGAAALRARMRADLKTAMKARRPDDVAALRVVLAAFDNAEAVPVPTPLPAHSSTPWPAAAPLVTSEHVAAAAVGLGSTEVPRRELTLADLHEILRTQVDEWTAEAQTYHGLGQTDAATRLRRQAELIRGYQPD, from the coding sequence ATGACCGCGGCGGACGAGGGTGCCGCGGCCCTACGGGCCCGGATGCGGGCCGATCTCAAGACGGCGATGAAGGCGCGGCGACCCGACGACGTGGCCGCCCTACGGGTGGTGCTGGCCGCCTTCGACAACGCCGAAGCCGTGCCGGTGCCGACCCCATTGCCGGCCCACTCGTCGACCCCATGGCCGGCCGCCGCTCCGCTGGTGACCAGCGAGCACGTCGCCGCCGCCGCGGTCGGGCTGGGCTCGACCGAGGTGCCGCGGCGGGAGCTGACCCTGGCCGACCTGCACGAGATCCTGCGGACCCAGGTCGACGAGTGGACGGCCGAGGCGCAGACCTACCACGGTCTGGGGCAGACGGACGCGGCCACGCGGCTGCGCCGGCAGGCCGAGCTGATCCGCGGCTACCAGCCGGACTGA
- a CDS encoding LysR family transcriptional regulator — MADWPDLAAVEALVALADHGSLAAAARATGMAQPNVSRSIARLERRFGLPLIHRSTTGATLTAQGLVVVEWSRELLAAARRLADGVEALGEGPSTLTLAASHTVAENLVPGWVADLRRRRADLRIRTEVCNSTEVIGQLMRGQCDVGFIEGPDAPGGLNHRVVGEDELLLVAPPGHPLTRRRRPLPLTALADWPLVTREAGSGTRVALDHALRSRGLPPIEPVQEAGSNATVRVAVASGAGLAVLSRLAVAAMIDAGTLVAVPMDLRLHRSLRAVWAGPAQPSGPVGELIMIASGRDRRTR, encoded by the coding sequence ATGGCGGATTGGCCGGATCTGGCCGCGGTGGAGGCGTTGGTGGCCTTGGCCGACCACGGCAGTCTGGCCGCCGCCGCCCGGGCGACCGGGATGGCTCAGCCGAACGTCAGCCGGTCGATCGCCCGGCTCGAACGCCGCTTCGGACTCCCGTTGATCCACCGGTCGACCACCGGCGCCACCCTGACCGCCCAGGGCCTGGTGGTCGTCGAGTGGTCGCGTGAGTTGCTGGCCGCCGCCCGCCGGCTCGCCGACGGGGTCGAGGCGCTGGGCGAGGGGCCCAGCACCCTGACCCTGGCCGCCAGCCACACCGTGGCCGAGAACCTGGTCCCCGGGTGGGTCGCCGACCTGCGGCGGCGGCGCGCCGACCTGCGCATCCGGACCGAGGTCTGCAACTCGACCGAGGTGATCGGCCAGCTGATGCGGGGACAGTGCGACGTCGGTTTCATCGAGGGCCCGGACGCCCCGGGCGGGTTGAATCACCGGGTCGTCGGCGAGGACGAGCTGCTGCTGGTCGCCCCGCCCGGCCACCCGCTGACCCGCCGGCGCCGTCCGCTCCCGCTGACCGCGTTGGCCGACTGGCCGCTGGTCACTCGCGAGGCCGGATCCGGCACCCGGGTGGCCCTGGACCACGCGCTGCGCAGCCGCGGACTCCCGCCGATCGAGCCGGTGCAGGAGGCGGGCAGCAACGCGACGGTCCGGGTGGCGGTGGCCAGCGGGGCGGGCCTGGCCGTGCTGTCCCGGCTCGCGGTAGCCGCCATGATCGACGCCGGTACCTTGGTGGCCGTGCCGATGGACCTGCGCCTGCACCGCTCCCTGCGGGCGGTCTGGGCCGGGCCGGCTCAGCCGTCGGGGCCGGTGGGTGAGCTGATCATGATTGCCTCCGGCCGGGACCGGCGGACCCGATGA